In Flavobacteriales bacterium, the following proteins share a genomic window:
- a CDS encoding sulfotransferase family 2 domain-containing protein gives MKIKAADHIIFHHIPKTAGTTLYSIIDNSFSGKVYTINGNQTEHDDSKKEFSGLPQNVIDSIDLLKGHRTYGMDRLFSGTVKYLTILRKPAQRHISGYYQILKVKPELKERIEFVKSPPSLEEYVRMGDIYYGKNPQLKTFLNIPDPTVEVNDEMLTVALKIIKDQYFHVGLTEEFDRTCIILNQYEGFNIEKYLKRNVANNYDRTKISDNLINLYNKIHSYDVIFYDEVRKIFEGEWDKVINGEELLDKFQKKNRKWNRQFLLKENIKRVVKKIIRR, from the coding sequence ATGAAAATTAAAGCCGCGGATCATATTATATTTCACCATATTCCCAAAACAGCTGGCACCACACTTTATTCTATAATTGACAACTCATTTTCCGGAAAAGTCTATACTATTAATGGCAATCAGACAGAACATGATGATTCAAAAAAAGAGTTTTCTGGCCTTCCTCAAAATGTGATTGATTCAATTGATCTTTTAAAGGGACACCGAACATATGGAATGGATCGACTTTTTAGTGGCACAGTAAAATATCTTACAATATTGCGGAAACCCGCACAACGGCATATCTCTGGATATTATCAGATTTTAAAGGTTAAGCCGGAACTAAAAGAAAGGATCGAGTTTGTAAAATCTCCACCCAGTTTAGAGGAATACGTTAGAATGGGAGATATTTATTATGGGAAAAATCCTCAACTAAAAACGTTTCTAAATATTCCTGATCCTACAGTTGAAGTTAATGATGAAATGTTGACAGTGGCATTGAAAATCATAAAAGATCAATATTTTCATGTTGGGTTAACCGAAGAGTTTGATCGGACATGTATAATATTAAATCAATACGAAGGATTTAATATTGAAAAGTATTTAAAGCGTAATGTTGCGAATAATTATGATCGCACTAAAATTTCAGATAATTTAATAAATCTTTATAATAAAATCCATTCTTACGATGTGATATTTTATGATGAGGTTCGAAAAATTTTTGAAGGCGAATGGGATAAGGTAATCAATGGGGAAGAATTACTAGATAAATTTCAAAAGAAAAATAGAAAGTGGAATAGGCAGTTTCTTTTAAAAGAAAATATTAAACGAGTTGTTAAAAAAATAATTAGACGATAA
- a CDS encoding class I SAM-dependent methyltransferase, whose translation MSDFNAKEYWEKRLKNDYSLHGVGYIGLGEEYNKWMYKVRTRIFKRAIKKISLNNSSTNVLDIGSGTGFYIDLWNKQKIKNVEGADITQVAVENLKEKFPENNFYCLDISSSNDVKTLNQGTYDVISIFDVLFHIVDDEKFLNALKNINALLNKNGKLILTDNFIHDKTFRSQHHVSRNIDEFYNALNEAGFKVEYRKPAFVFMNAPVDARGKFLKWIWVTQEKLIYRNKRFSSIVGSFFYPLELLFTKLKTEGPSTEIVICSKK comes from the coding sequence ATGTCAGATTTTAACGCAAAGGAATATTGGGAAAAGAGGCTAAAAAATGATTATAGCCTTCATGGTGTAGGTTATATTGGCCTGGGTGAGGAATATAATAAATGGATGTATAAGGTGAGGACCAGAATTTTTAAAAGAGCTATAAAAAAAATTTCTTTGAATAATTCTTCAACAAATGTTTTGGATATCGGATCAGGAACTGGATTTTATATTGATTTATGGAATAAGCAAAAAATAAAGAATGTTGAAGGCGCTGATATCACACAAGTGGCGGTTGAAAATTTAAAAGAGAAATTTCCTGAAAATAATTTTTACTGCTTAGACATTTCATCAAGCAATGACGTTAAAACCTTAAATCAGGGTACTTATGATGTAATAAGTATTTTTGATGTGTTATTTCACATAGTTGATGATGAGAAATTTTTAAATGCGTTAAAAAATATCAATGCACTTCTTAATAAAAATGGGAAGCTGATATTAACTGATAATTTTATTCACGATAAAACATTTAGAAGCCAACATCATGTTTCTAGGAATATAGATGAATTTTACAATGCATTAAATGAGGCAGGTTTTAAAGTTGAATATCGTAAGCCTGCATTTGTTTTCATGAACGCTCCTGTTGATGCGAGAGGAAAATTTCTAAAATGGATATGGGTAACTCAGGAAAAACTTATTTATAGGAATAAGCGGTTCAGTTCAATCGTTGGGTCATTTTTTTATCCTTTGGAATTATTATTTACGAAATTAAAAACTGAAGGGCCTTCAACAGAAATTGTAATTTGTTCTAAAAAATGA
- a CDS encoding glycosyltransferase, with protein MPVYNCEPYLKEAIDSILNQTYADFDFLIINDASTDKSEDIILSYSDPRIIYLKNETNLRLVGTLNRGLDCISTPYMVRMDGDDISTPDRLAKLLDFMESHPEIGVCGSFIETFGNDNSIWKYNETDEMIRPCIFYKSMVGHASAIFRMSVLNHHQIRYSERHIHMEDRVMWLSLFSIAKFHNLQEALYKYRILEHNVTVRNRETLSERVTRFYEELFPEFGIECTNNLLQIHLGYTDLLNFEEKEITNYITWLEKLRFSHFDVNLGLTKFAMNFHYKIMESRFVNRAKATGNGAIIWISTKNETLFKRILLVLRSKLKRNNH; from the coding sequence ATGCCGGTTTACAATTGTGAGCCGTATTTAAAGGAAGCCATTGATAGTATCTTAAATCAAACTTATGCTGATTTTGATTTTTTAATTATCAATGACGCATCAACCGATAAATCTGAGGATATCATTTTATCTTATTCCGACCCCAGAATTATTTATTTAAAGAATGAGACCAATCTCCGTTTGGTTGGCACATTAAACAGAGGATTAGACTGTATTTCTACCCCGTATATGGTCCGAATGGACGGTGACGATATCAGCACACCTGATCGTCTTGCAAAACTCCTGGACTTTATGGAATCTCATCCGGAAATCGGTGTTTGCGGATCATTCATTGAAACTTTTGGGAATGATAATTCCATTTGGAAATACAATGAAACAGATGAGATGATTCGACCTTGTATTTTTTATAAAAGTATGGTTGGTCACGCCAGTGCAATTTTTCGGATGTCAGTTTTAAACCATCACCAAATCCGATATTCTGAACGTCATATTCACATGGAAGATCGCGTAATGTGGCTTTCCTTGTTTTCCATTGCCAAATTTCACAATCTGCAGGAAGCATTATATAAATACCGGATTTTGGAACATAATGTTACGGTAAGGAATCGGGAGACATTATCAGAAAGAGTAACTAGGTTTTATGAAGAATTATTCCCAGAATTTGGGATTGAATGTACTAATAACCTTTTGCAAATACATTTGGGATATACTGATTTATTAAATTTTGAAGAAAAAGAAATTACAAATTACATTACTTGGTTGGAAAAATTAAGATTTTCTCATTTCGATGTTAATCTGGGGCTGACTAAATTTGCCATGAATTTTCATTATAAAATAATGGAGTCTCGATTTGTTAATCGTGCGAAAGCGACGGGGAACGGTGCAATTATCTGGATTTCTACTAAAAATGAAACTTTATTTAAACGGATCCTATTGGTTTTGAGGTCAAAATTGAAAAGAAATAACCATTAA
- a CDS encoding tail fiber domain-containing protein, with protein sequence MKYIVSSLLIFLFGSLFAQSVPQGISYQGLLRNTGGSLVTTQSISLRFTILEGSINGQNVWQEVHQTTTNEQGLFFVVIGTGTSTNTGSQPSFSAINWGSGPHFIQVEVDINGGSVYTFIDTLQFYSVPYSLYALKANALLNPLSINDLFDVDTSGVQVGQVLKWNGFNWVPQNEMVVDTVLFAYTSSVATHADTAIVADYLIHQPDSVLYSTYADSSLFSNNSSFSDSSNYAYYSDSSTFAWNCGNIPASWLLSGNSGINSSSQFLGTTDATDLVLRTNNVERARFTSTGRIGIGTVNPLADLHLESPNGFIAAGTFGNGATLPISGAGTRMMWFPSKAAFRAGTVSASEWDISNIGNNSFAGGFNNIAKGDNSFASGQQNQALGTNSAAIGWGNIASGFNSFAVGSGGQASGPYAIALGRGPIANDSMSICIGYHCNSTGIASLAFGYQTTASGDYSLSMGYNSSTGGKRGSFVFADASSAAVTTNTADNQFMVRASGGYMLYSNTALTSGVSLAAGGGSWSTLSDRQMKNNIRKVNSDHILEGLKALPVYTWSYKTQDSSIIHMGPMAQDFYAAFKMGESDSTISLVDADGVNFAAIKALEVKTAELKLKEKEIDDLERRIKLAEEKNKALEERLKRLENALLEEE encoded by the coding sequence ATGAAATATATTGTTTCAAGCCTTTTGATATTTTTATTTGGATCACTTTTTGCTCAAAGTGTTCCTCAAGGTATCAGCTACCAGGGGCTCCTTCGGAATACAGGTGGTTCTTTGGTCACCACCCAATCCATCAGTTTGCGTTTTACCATTCTTGAAGGATCAATAAATGGTCAAAATGTTTGGCAAGAAGTGCATCAAACAACAACCAATGAGCAAGGTTTGTTTTTCGTAGTAATTGGTACGGGTACTTCCACAAATACAGGGTCACAACCCTCGTTTAGTGCAATTAATTGGGGTAGTGGTCCGCACTTTATCCAAGTGGAGGTAGATATAAACGGCGGAAGTGTATATACTTTTATCGACACACTTCAATTTTATTCTGTTCCTTATTCACTTTATGCTTTAAAAGCAAATGCCTTATTAAATCCTCTTTCAATAAATGATTTGTTTGATGTGGACACCTCAGGAGTTCAGGTTGGACAGGTATTAAAATGGAATGGTTTCAATTGGGTTCCACAAAATGAAATGGTAGTGGATACGGTTTTGTTTGCCTATACAAGTTCAGTTGCCACGCATGCAGATACTGCAATTGTTGCTGATTATTTGATTCATCAACCTGATTCAGTTTTATATTCTACGTATGCAGATTCGTCCTTATTCAGCAATAATTCATCTTTCTCTGATAGTTCAAATTATGCTTACTATTCCGACTCCTCTACATTTGCATGGAATTGCGGAAACATCCCTGCTTCCTGGTTGTTAAGTGGAAATTCGGGGATAAATTCATCTTCTCAATTTCTTGGTACTACGGACGCAACTGATTTGGTACTGCGTACAAATAATGTGGAAAGAGCAAGATTTACTTCAACCGGCCGGATCGGAATCGGAACGGTAAATCCACTAGCGGATTTACATCTGGAGTCACCAAATGGGTTTATTGCAGCAGGAACTTTTGGAAATGGAGCAACTTTACCTATTTCAGGTGCCGGAACACGAATGATGTGGTTTCCTTCTAAAGCAGCATTTAGAGCGGGAACAGTTTCTGCTTCGGAATGGGATATTTCTAATATAGGAAACAACTCATTTGCGGGAGGTTTTAACAATATTGCAAAGGGGGATAATTCATTTGCTTCCGGACAACAAAATCAGGCTTTAGGAACGAATTCAGCTGCTATAGGATGGGGTAATATCGCTTCTGGTTTTAATAGTTTTGCGGTTGGTTCGGGTGGACAGGCAAGTGGTCCATATGCAATTGCATTAGGAAGGGGACCTATCGCTAATGATTCGATGTCGATTTGTATAGGATATCATTGTAATTCCACAGGGATTGCATCCTTAGCCTTCGGTTATCAAACTACAGCCTCCGGCGATTATTCATTGTCGATGGGATATAATAGTTCAACGGGGGGCAAACGGGGTAGTTTTGTATTTGCAGATGCTTCTTCTGCTGCAGTAACAACAAATACGGCAGACAACCAATTTATGGTGCGTGCTTCAGGTGGTTATATGTTGTATTCAAATACGGCTCTTACTTCTGGGGTAAGTCTTGCTGCCGGGGGAGGATCATGGTCTACATTAAGCGACCGGCAAATGAAGAATAATATTAGAAAGGTAAATTCAGATCATATTTTAGAGGGATTAAAGGCACTTCCGGTATATACCTGGAGCTACAAAACGCAGGACTCTTCGATCATCCACATGGGGCCCATGGCTCAGGATTTTTATGCTGCCTTTAAAATGGGAGAAAGCGATTCTACGATTTCATTGGTAGATGCAGATGGAGTAAATTTTGCGGCTATTAAAGCATTGGAAGTAAAAACGGCAGAGCTTAAACTAAAAGAGAAAGAAATTGATGATTTGGAACGAAGAATAAAACTAGCAGAAGAAAAAAACAAAGCTTTAGAAGAGCGCTTAAAAAGATTAGAAAATGCTTTGTTGGAAGAAGAATGA